In Polaribacter sp. L3A8, a genomic segment contains:
- a CDS encoding Ig-like domain-containing protein has product MKKIQLLIILAITLICYNCIGEDVIIDEVEPELRILSTTQSISISQTANLEATYFNNVGQPESTNITWSSNNEAVLSVSSSGLITALSEGTAVIKAEVIKEGQLPTEDTISITVTEKTTTPPTNSNVSQVSTIRTTSSYNLQGSFTVSEIENTNNILIDIQSDYEATTALPGLYVYLTNNPNSINGALEIGKVTVFKGEHSYTINNQGINNYKYLLYWCKPFGVKVGDGEFNN; this is encoded by the coding sequence ATGAAAAAAATACAATTATTAATAATTTTAGCAATCACACTAATATGCTATAACTGCATTGGAGAAGATGTTATTATTGATGAAGTTGAACCAGAATTAAGAATTTTAAGTACAACGCAAAGCATTAGCATATCACAAACCGCTAATTTAGAAGCTACTTATTTTAATAATGTAGGACAACCAGAAAGTACAAATATTACTTGGTCTAGCAATAACGAAGCCGTACTAAGTGTAAGTAGTTCTGGTTTAATAACAGCTTTATCTGAAGGAACAGCAGTTATAAAGGCCGAAGTAATTAAAGAAGGACAATTACCAACTGAAGATACAATAAGTATAACTGTTACAGAAAAAACTACAACTCCTCCTACAAACTCTAATGTTTCACAAGTAAGCACTATAAGAACAACAAGTAGTTACAACTTACAGGGATCTTTTACTGTTTCTGAAATTGAAAACACAAATAATATTTTAATAGATATACAAAGCGATTACGAAGCAACTACAGCACTTCCTGGTTTATATGTCTATTTAACAAATAACCCAAACTCTATAAATGGCGCTTTAGAAATTGGAAAAGTTACTGTTTTTAAAGGCGAACATAGTTATACGATAAACAATCAAGGTATAAACAATTATAAATATTTACTTTATTGGTGTAAACCATTTGGAGTTAAAGTAGGTGATGGAGAATTTAATAATTAA
- a CDS encoding M48 family metallopeptidase — translation MSYISETLSELEKEHQAALNAAQEKMLTDLNDAQASGNFEKIQEASVVFQNITTELAAEYTKRIEEINALNHKAIVDTAPEIYTNNRADIDLNLLVYDGDRDYVIAFQQDELIQKTLEKVNKNSGKFKSRKHLLKSSLRLTKTLAPMLHEIGEHCKSTLKLKADIEFFVYQGDTFNASCYPPDENKLYIILSSGVLERFSKEELTFVVGHEIGHVLFEHFDYPVRQILDTGENDLAPIHAMKLYAWNRNAEISADRAGLLCCQNFEAVGRTFFKLSSGVTTDSLDFQLNAYIEQFVDLEEVLNDSNLDPSDWYSTHPFSPLRIKALELFNKSETYAAFNTSVSGEITEEAMEVEIKRIMSLMEPENLEEEGEHSEKIQRLMFLGGYLISNADGVVDDSEIQALSSIVAPKVFANCMMTIKGLTEDEMIDEVQQLTKDLDVVLSVMQKLNILRDLSIISYADGEIDDSEVNVLYNLARLLYINSDFIDRVIGDAQGV, via the coding sequence ATGTCATATATATCAGAAACACTTTCAGAATTAGAAAAAGAACATCAAGCTGCTTTAAATGCAGCCCAAGAAAAAATGTTAACCGATTTAAATGATGCACAAGCATCAGGAAATTTCGAAAAAATACAAGAAGCCAGTGTTGTATTTCAAAATATAACAACAGAATTGGCAGCAGAATACACCAAACGTATTGAAGAAATAAATGCTTTAAACCATAAAGCAATTGTAGATACAGCACCAGAAATTTATACGAATAACAGGGCCGATATCGATTTAAATTTATTAGTATATGATGGTGATAGAGATTACGTAATTGCTTTTCAGCAAGACGAGTTGATACAAAAAACGTTAGAAAAGGTAAACAAAAATAGTGGTAAATTTAAGTCTAGAAAACATTTGTTAAAATCTAGTTTAAGGCTTACAAAAACCTTAGCACCAATGCTTCATGAAATTGGTGAGCATTGTAAAAGTACCTTGAAATTAAAAGCAGATATTGAGTTTTTTGTGTATCAAGGAGATACTTTTAACGCTTCTTGCTATCCGCCAGATGAGAATAAATTATACATTATTTTATCCTCAGGAGTCTTAGAGCGTTTTTCTAAAGAAGAGTTAACTTTTGTAGTTGGTCATGAAATAGGCCATGTGCTTTTTGAACACTTCGATTATCCGGTAAGACAAATATTAGATACAGGAGAAAATGATTTAGCGCCTATCCATGCCATGAAATTGTATGCTTGGAACAGAAATGCAGAAATTAGTGCAGATAGAGCAGGTTTATTATGTTGTCAAAACTTTGAAGCTGTAGGGCGTACTTTCTTTAAATTATCGTCTGGTGTAACCACAGATTCTTTAGACTTTCAATTAAATGCTTACATAGAGCAATTTGTAGATTTAGAAGAGGTTTTAAACGATTCTAATTTAGATCCATCAGATTGGTATAGTACTCATCCTTTTAGTCCTTTAAGAATTAAAGCTCTAGAACTTTTTAATAAAAGTGAAACGTATGCCGCTTTTAATACGTCTGTTTCTGGAGAAATTACAGAAGAAGCTATGGAGGTAGAAATTAAACGTATTATGTCTTTAATGGAACCAGAAAACTTAGAAGAAGAAGGAGAACATTCTGAAAAAATACAACGTTTAATGTTTTTAGGAGGTTATTTAATATCTAATGCCGATGGTGTTGTAGACGATTCTGAAATACAAGCATTAAGTAGTATTGTGGCGCCTAAAGTTTTTGCCAATTGTATGATGACTATAAAAGGGCTTACAGAAGATGAAATGATTGATGAGGTGCAACAACTTACTAAAGATTTAGATGTTGTTTTGTCTGTAATGCAAAAGCTAAATATATTAAGAGATTTATCTATTATTTCTTATGCCGATGGAGAAATAGATGATAGTGAAGTAAATGTTTTATACAACTTGGCAAGACTTTTATATATCAATTCAGATTTTATAGATCGTGTTATTGGGGATGCACAAGGAGTCTAA
- a CDS encoding DUF6882 domain-containing protein, translated as MGLKEKRIIQAFKKELFPALETEINKAAGFAVPLDISWNTLMEDRFSHLYNDTFPKIYFLPLIEAFKAICVDEMGVELLKAGLKNVVIINENEEHNLERAITFEEGVLKINHSPVINADAVDRKTTRIISLLEEKLEEFAEGTPEAASTETESAQEASAETAKVTIQELYNQSVVVSLEKQEVFGEMVEGLGWSCDMLEGKLTYGDDKVFDIQVLGTYSENEKSWLWAWANTQSGIPEKFLQTALAAKAIGEAYQIEDFVTSKKEFSSDPGVYFSTIISAMVKESCYVPLTFKGLTVYVTITSAEADSKARTVPALICSHFTKVAANYTFPHKYSLYFYLKGKGYEVELPGNNIVAKKEDDQILGIFDLKGRLMKISNSKLTVQA; from the coding sequence ATGGGACTTAAAGAAAAAAGAATTATCCAAGCCTTTAAAAAAGAATTATTTCCGGCATTAGAAACAGAAATTAATAAAGCAGCAGGTTTTGCCGTTCCTTTAGATATTTCTTGGAACACTTTAATGGAAGATCGTTTCTCTCACTTGTACAATGATACGTTTCCTAAAATATATTTTTTACCATTAATAGAAGCTTTTAAAGCTATTTGTGTAGATGAAATGGGCGTTGAACTTTTAAAAGCCGGATTAAAAAACGTAGTTATTATTAATGAAAACGAAGAACACAATTTAGAACGTGCAATTACTTTTGAAGAAGGAGTTTTAAAAATAAATCATAGTCCTGTTATAAATGCCGATGCTGTAGATAGAAAAACAACTCGCATTATTTCTTTATTAGAAGAAAAGTTAGAAGAATTTGCAGAAGGAACTCCAGAAGCAGCATCTACGGAAACAGAAAGCGCACAAGAAGCATCAGCAGAAACGGCAAAAGTAACTATTCAAGAATTATATAACCAATCTGTTGTAGTTTCTTTAGAAAAACAAGAGGTGTTTGGAGAAATGGTAGAAGGCTTAGGTTGGAGTTGCGATATGTTAGAAGGAAAATTAACGTACGGAGACGATAAAGTTTTTGACATTCAGGTGTTAGGTACTTATTCCGAAAATGAAAAAAGTTGGTTATGGGCTTGGGCAAATACACAAAGTGGTATTCCAGAAAAGTTTTTACAAACAGCTTTAGCAGCAAAAGCAATAGGAGAGGCTTATCAAATTGAAGATTTTGTTACATCTAAAAAAGAATTTAGTTCAGATCCGGGAGTTTATTTTTCTACAATAATTTCTGCAATGGTAAAAGAAAGTTGTTACGTACCATTAACTTTTAAAGGCTTAACGGTTTATGTTACCATAACATCTGCAGAAGCAGATAGCAAAGCAAGAACAGTGCCTGCTTTAATTTGTTCTCATTTTACAAAGGTAGCCGCAAACTATACGTTTCCTCATAAATACAGTTTGTATTTTTATTTAAAAGGAAAAGGATACGAAGTAGAATTGCCAGGTAATAATATTGTTGCTAAAAAAGAGGATGATCAAATTCTTGGAATTTTCGACTTAAAAGGTCGATTAATGAAAATATCTAATTCAAAATTAACTGTTCAAGCCTAA